From Paenibacillus graminis:
CCAAGTTGAAAGTTATGATTCCGAACGTAAGATTGTTACGTTTCAAGAGGGAGAACAATTCGCTACAGTATCAGAACCCAATGAAACCAGGCTAAGAAGATATTTAGCTTCAAGGAAAAACAATTCCGAATCCTAACTTTTATCCAAAAAAACAACCATCCCCAAGCTTTACAGCTAGCGGGTGGTTGTTTTTATTTAATCCAGTATTTAGTAAACAAATATTATCCCATATGTTGCCTTTCTTGTAAAGAATATTTCACCCGGCGAATGACAGGAGACGGGTTACCTTCCAAATGGTACCATTTAAATAGACTTGTAGTATTATTACAACCTACTAAATAACCGATGGAGGAATCTAATGGATTATTACTTTCATCCTTCTCCGCGCCCCTCATCCTTAGAACTATTGTCTGACGAACAATTGTTGAACATCTACGATTTAGCGGTGGAGGCTAAAGCTTCACCCGATTTCATTGAGATTATTCAAACTGTTCTGACCGAGAGAAACATAAGCAGTCCTAACCGTTCTGAGAATTGATCTCGTTATTATTTCAGCCATTCAACATATAAAACCGGCTACAAAAATAAAGAAGCCACCTCCACTAATATGAGGTCGGCTTCTTATTTTTATTCATTTTATATTAGAGTATGGCCGGCTGGTTAGCCAGAATGCTTTTTCCAGTCAAATCATAGAGCGACCAGGAATTAGCGAACACATCCTTAACATAAAGTTGTGAACCATAAAGCTCACTTTCCCAGCCGGAAGCTGTGCCGTAATTTTCTTCAAACTTACCGTTCAACATGACCTTAGAAGTCGCAGTGGATAAATCAATCAGGCTGAGCAGCGGCTGCGTCCTGGTGGAGTCCGAGACAATGAAGAACTAACTACTCAATAAACTCCGTCTTAAAGACATTCTCCAGCTTGCCGCCCAGTCTTTTTTTGAGGGGAACCTTGATGTCCCGGCTCAGTTCCTTAAAAAAAGTATCCACATCACATTTCACATTCTGTGCCATCGCAACAACGGTTCCGTCGTTCACGATATTCTGGTTCACTTCAAGAGGGACATCCACTTCAATGTCGTATTTCTTGGTCAATGTTTTGATGTATCTAGCAAAGATTTCCAGTAATTCTTCGTTGTTGAAATTCTCAATTGCGGCTTTGCCCTTGGCGGTAAATTTCATGTTAACTCTCATTGTAGATTTCCCCTTTTCTGTCATACCATTTGGTTGTTGGTTTATGGTTCAAGATGAATAGATGGCTGCAAGAAAAGGCAACATTATTCATTGTTGAAAACAGATGAAGCCGGTGCTATTTAAATGCTCCCTTAACCTGTAACACTTTAAACTGGACAAATTCCTTAAGGGCTTGAATGACCTGATCCTGATCGTCGTCTTTCAGTTCGTAGATACATTCCTGCAGCCACTCTCCGAACAGATATGCCTGCCTGCCTTGGCGGGGCTGCTTGCGGAGGGAATCCAGACTGCCTTCAAATTTATCGTTCAGTACATCGCTAAGGTTATATTTCTCAATTTTCTCTATTACCATTCCTGCCCCATATTCCGTTTCATAAACGATTACCTCGTTTGCATCAAAAGAAACATAGGAGGTTTCTTTACCTTCTTTCGCCCGGAACGCCTTCAGCTTATTGAACGCCGTCCCGTAGATATAGTCCTGCGACTGATTATGCTGCGGTCGCTTATATCCCTGCTTGAGTGTCTTAATATATTCTAGATCAGGCATATAATCTGCCAGATCATACATCCGGTTCTTGAGGTCCGTTCCAAGCGCCTCGATAATCTTATCCAGATTGTCTTTTAGCGGAATGCTCTCTCCCCGTTCAATCTTGCTAAGCTGGGAATAGCTGATACCGCTCTTCTCTTCCAGCCCTCTTAAGGTCAACCCGCGCGCTTTTCTGATGTGCCGGATAAAGTTCCCCAGCTCATCTGGGTAGTTACCAGAATCGTTCATAGGAGTCACCTCTGTTATATCATAACACAACATAACAATTTGTGTTTCATTATAACAATTAATACCGGAAATAGTTTGGCTGAAGGTGGCGAATGACTTATTTTCCTTACGCTCATGCCGATATATAACTTTGTATGGAAACTGATCAACCAGAAAAGGAACGTGTACAAGACCGTCGAATGATGTTGGGGTTAACATTGAACTACACCCTTTCCACCACAAACTTCTCTTCTGCCGTTCTCACTACAAACAAATCGTCAAATCCTTCAGAATAGGAA
This genomic window contains:
- a CDS encoding sporulation histidine kinase inhibitor Sda translates to MDYYFHPSPRPSSLELLSDEQLLNIYDLAVEAKASPDFIEIIQTVLTERNISSPNRSEN
- a CDS encoding helix-turn-helix domain-containing protein, coding for MNDSGNYPDELGNFIRHIRKARGLTLRGLEEKSGISYSQLSKIERGESIPLKDNLDKIIEALGTDLKNRMYDLADYMPDLEYIKTLKQGYKRPQHNQSQDYIYGTAFNKLKAFRAKEGKETSYVSFDANEVIVYETEYGAGMVIEKIEKYNLSDVLNDKFEGSLDSLRKQPRQGRQAYLFGEWLQECIYELKDDDQDQVIQALKEFVQFKVLQVKGAFK